ctaaaatccagccaaaaatCTACCCTTTTCAACACAAACCCACCAACGTCTATGGAATTCCATgagcaaaaataaatagaagacatccaagaaaaggacaaaacaaaacaagaacatgCACAAACCAATCTACTACCTCGGTGACGCCAACGAACTCGACAGATTCACTCCGACCATCCAACGAGCAGCGAGAATCCCGAAACCCCACGATCGATCCCGCAAGCGTCTCCTTCTCGCAAACGGCGCCGGTCGGCGAGCCTCCGACTGGATCCCAGACGGCGACCCACGCCATCAACATCACCACCCAAACCCTCATGGCCGCGACCCGAAAAAAAGATTCCCCTCCACCGATCGACGGCCAACCcagaaaggagaaggaaaaaaagcccaaaaaaaaagataataataataataaaaagagccgcaaaagaggaaaaggatgAAGACCCAGTGAATCAAACGGCCAGTTCAGCAAACCCACCAGAAGAGGAGGATCGGTGGTTGGATTTTATCGCGTGGAACGGGGGAAGGGAAGAATCGGAAGATGGAATTCATAAAAATCGGAACTTTACATCGGGAGATTTCACGGGAGGGGGGAATTTGACACTTTCCGGTGCGTTGGAATATTCCTTTTCGTGTTTTTTCTTGGTGGGTTCTCTGCCTGGGAGGTGGGGAGgtggggaggagggaggaaaaagaTAGAGAACGGATGGAGAGCGACGAGGAGGCTTCGCCTATCGCGTTCGGCTGCTGGGGCGTTtgcggagggagggagggtgcGCGGCGGCTTCTCACACTCCGGTCGGTTTGGTGAGGATGCTTTGGGCGCGGGTCAAAATTGACACAACTTCCCCGTTTTTGTGTGTAATTGAAGCCTAAAGGACGCCTATGAAATACTCTCTCTTTTTAGTGCTTTGAATTTCTGAGGAGGACGATTACACTCCTTGCTTTTTTGTACATGGGCAACATGGGGTGGCGAACTCGACATGGTCGCCCTTGTCGATCGATAACTTTCTAGccaattgttttgttcaatcaTTAATTAGTGACGTGCTTGCGCAAATTGATATTCAAAAAATTGAGCGAAAATGATTTGATGTACggagttttattttattacatgACTGATAggaaatattgataaaaaaaaaaaacatggtcCTAAGAAATCTTGGTGAACATTTGCGCAGAGGAAGATTGTGAAATTTGGAATCTTGTTATATGGAGACATTGTAGGACAAAAGAAACCCAACTATTGACATTGAAAAATGTGAGGAATAAGacaaatttatgaaattacGCATTTGTCCATGAACATGATATTTAAAATaagtgttatatatatatatggaggaAAAAATTGATTGAGGTTTCATGAAAGTAGAaggttttcaaaaaaagatccaaaatgccattattttttcaagtaaaaatccgaagtggattttgttttaaataatggCCTAAAGTAATCTTAactgtttcaaataaaggtctaaATTGGttttgattgtttcaaataaggatctaacCTCGCCAATCACcaatcaattaaattttcctaatattatcattatttgccattttcccttattttcttcttctctattttttttttctagctcttcttcttcctcttcaccgGTGGCCCATCGGGCATCAACGATGCTCACAGAAGGCTGGGCAAGGGCCACCCACGTCAACCACAGGCGAGGTGACCCTCGCCCAAGGCCATTCGCGAGGTTGGCTCTCACCAGATCGGCAAGGGTGGCCTCCCCTACGACCGATGAGGGCTGGATGACCTCCCCGACTACGGGCAAGgccacccttgctagatctagcgagggtcggccttgcctGCCCTAGATGAGGGCTCGACCACCCTCGCCAATGGCCGATGAGGTCACCCAGCCTTCATCGGCCACAAATGAAGCCCAAGTAAGGGCTCAACCACCCTCGCCAACGGGTGACAACCCTCATCGACCCTTACTAGTGGCCAATATGGTGAGGGTCAACCTCACCTAGGGCCGGTGAATGGCCAACCTCAAGGATGGCCCCTAGGTGAGAGTGtccctcgcctatggccggtgtgggcgaccctcacccaacCCTCTATTGGCATCACCGGTGGCTGGTTGGCCATCGACGAAAAGGAAGaataactagaaaaaaaaaaaaaaaaaggagggggaatggcaaatgatgaaaataccaTTAATCAGGAAagtcaagtctttatttgaaattaatataatcattttaggttttcatttaaaataacatccacttcaagctcttgtttaagaaaataacatcattgcaagttcttatttaaaacaaggtACACTCcgagttcttatttgagaaaataatagcaCTTTAGatccctttttgaaattttccctgtctttttaacttataaaataatatagaCGAACTtttattgaataatttaaatttacatttctttttgtgaattaaAAAGCCTGGTTCGGCCCAAGGCCGGCTTGATAGTTTTATGCATAAAATTCATATCATGGGCGGATTTGGGCTACACTTTAACCTCGATCTTAAGAGTCCAGCCATTAATGGTGAATGCTATCTGATGAAGAAAAGCAACTCTATTTTCTAAGACAAGAGAGGTGGATAACCTTCTAGTTTGGCTCTCCAAAAGAACGAGTATGATTCATTAGGTTCTCCAAAGCGGTCATCTTCTCTAAGTTCAGTTGCTAAAACCTACTGAACTTTGGCACCATCAAACAGTAGTAGCCCTAGAACATGATAGAGTGAATAACAAAGGGGTTATGTAATTTATTTAGTGACCAACCTTTTAACTCTACCAAACAACTTTCATCTACTCTCAGCAACTTGAAATTCAGTGCTTAAATTTTCTGACATCGCCATTTAATATGGTACTCCCAACTACTTCCATCTCTAGTACCTGATACGGTTAGTCGTTGGAGATTTTCTTCTGTCAATATGCATTTTGATGAGAGCTACTGAGAAGAGCCTCCTTTATTGCCAAACAATCCTGATAACACAGCAAGAAATATCTAGCTGGATGCAAGAAACCTGAGGACAACTGATCATATTACAGTCTTGTGAAATGGAATAATGCTGTAAAAGTGAGCTACAGAGTACAGACTGCGGTAAAGATCCCAAATCCAAAGCACATAGGCACGGGATAAAACCACAACCTAGCTGGATGAGGGAATCTACAACCACTAACTAAATCATCGAGGAAATGCTAAACTTATTATTTGAAACTAGTAAACAATGCAAGGTGCTTTTTGTCACATATATCACAAGACAGTTTCCGGATACACGTCTAGATGTGAATTGTGCTATCCTTGCTGCATTCCAAGTTTCCAACAACCACCCTTGGTCGAATATTTAGTGACAAACATCAAAACCGACCCTCACAGAGTCATGTGAACTGCGAAAACCAGAAAGTGTAGGGAATCGGCAGAAGGAAGAACCTCTTACCCCTTCTGAATAACTTCATCTTCCTCCAAGTAATTTACGAGTTACATTAACAAACATGAATAAGACAGGTGACCAGCGAGCAGCAATAATTGAAGGACCTAATACAACTAATGCACAACCTCCATTTTAGTCTTTGGATCTCTGTATACATATGACAACTCTGACAAAAAGAGAAGACAGATTTTAGTTCGGTTTGCTAGCTCATGACAAAAATTACATGAAACCACTAAGTTGTTACAATTGCATTCCAAGAAGTACAAGACTGGAGCAGTCAATCTGACACATATTATTTATGATGAGCCCCATACGATTCACTGAAATAATGCCATGAACTCGGCTCAAATTTGAATAGAAGAAAGGCAATTACATGTTCCTCCCCACACGAAATCAATGATCCGGTCAGCCTTCCAAAAGATCAGATTGACAGCGAAGCACTCTGCAGTTTTACAAGCCTCATCGTTCACCCAAACTGTTGTGGATTTCCCCTAAAGACATCCTCATTAATTATGAGCATTTGGAGAATAGTAAAGAAACTTAATCCACATTACCAACTCTTCACTTGTCGAGATCTCTCTGCCAGTAAACAGAGAATCCACCATGAGACAGTCCGTAAGACCTTTCTCAACAACATTACACGGCGTATACTGTGAACTCAGAAGCTTGACAGCGAAAAGTCCTCACTGCCACAAGAGCAGAAGGGGAATGGCCTCTGCCACCATCCTTCCAATCTCCAAATTGAGGACTTACTCTCCATCTGCCGTAATGCCAATgctcaaaatttcaaaactgTCATAACTCATTCCAGTCATCTATATCCTCATTCCTGGTTCCATTTTCGTCATTTCAGCATACTCATACAACTTCTCATTGAACAACACCTGCGGGTCTTTCTTGATCAGAACACCGTTCTCATCATAAGCATCCTTCAGGAAAACTACCCAGTTCATCTCCGTTCCCGCCAAATAGAAAGTCCTGGGCTGCTTCAAGAGCATCTGGTAAGTATGCTTGGTCAAGCTGAACTCCTCCTTGAACTCGACGATATGGTGTATCGACGCCCTCTTCTCCAACGTCAAGCTCAAGAACTCGTGCAGCACGCCGACCCTATATTTCTCCGCCTCCAGAGTCCACAAATCCAAACTCGCCCCGTCCGAGTAAGGCGAAACGAGCGGCAGCGTGTTCAACAGATTAAGCTTCCTCGCGTCGTCGGcgtccaaatccaaatccctgTTATGCTTCACGGGGAATCGAAAGGCCTTCTTCGCCCGATCTTCATCGGCCACGAACTCCCTCTCGATCTCGCTCACCGCCAAATGCGGGTCCCAATTCACGAGCTCGAGCACTCGCCTCCCATCGTCATCCGCAACCACCCTAAAGTAGTCCGGATACTTCAAAGCCCTATCCCTGAAATCCTCCGGAATCCCGAACAGGGCCCGGCAGTGATGAATCTTACTCAGCGCGATTCGCTTGTCGGCGGACATCATGAGCAGCTTCCGCACCTTGCCGACCCGGTCCGCCTCCATCGCGTCCGCGATCCGCCGCTCCTCCTCGAGCAGCTCCTCCATGAGGGCCGTGAACCCGAACCACATCTTGCCGTCGGCGTGGCGGTACGTCTCGAACAGGAGCGGGTGGCGCTGGAGGGAGCGGACGACCTTGCGTCCCCGGGGGAAGCCGAGCTCGCGGTGGAGCTTGCCGGCGTCGTCGAGGCGGAGGACGCGCTCCGGCTGCCGGGCGAGGAAGGCGCGGCACCGGGAGAGGAAGCGGAAGCGGGCGTCGCGGGCGACGAGGGACTCGAGGGCGGGGAGGCGGTTGGGGAGGGTCTGGACGGGCTTGGTGCGGGGGGAGTCCTCCGGGTTCTTGCGCTTCTTGCGGAGGGACTTGGGGAGCTTGGTCTTGAGGAAGGAGGTGGAGaacggggaggcggcggcggcggcgaggaggctaGGGTTTCGGGCGGCGGAGGGTTTGGGGGCCGGGgttttgaagaagaaggagatggcgCGCCACGCCATGGATGGAGCGACGAAGGAGCAGACGGAGCTGCTCTGCTGCGGATGCTTGGAGCTACTATAGTATAGATTTACCCATTTTTTGCCGGAGAAAATGGCACAAATGTTATGGCCTTTGAATTCAGGTTAATAACTGAAAAAGCCCAAATACACATGCtacaaatttactcaaattatttttttgaccgtaagaaattctaaaatgatacactataacaaatttactccaactgaccataaaaaacccaatacatttatgataaatttaccccaaactaatttttttaataaaaatctcaaactaatttatttgatatcaaaaaacctcaaattgataaatttataataaatataaagaatatactctccgctaaattggattaataccacaaaaaaaacacaaaaattataaatcatgACAAACAGAGCGTAAAATTGTCACGCGTCATTTAACttgtaaaatttaaagaaaactaatgaagagtaaatttatcataaataccaatttttggtaaatttatcaaaaatatatcaatttggaatttttggtgaatttatcaaaaatatcaatttgaaaatcaaaaaataatttattataaatttattagtttagaacttttcaaggtattaacccttgaatttattcaatatgatgcTTAAATTTTACTTTAACATATAATGTGATCCtaaattttaattcattttaccgaatgatcaaaataattctcaaactatattaaaatattcaatattatctaattattaatttaaattcagaAACAACATTAGACTTTTCATATAGTTTGGGAAATTGTATGAATATGTactaaaatttcgaaaataatattaaaaaattaaaaattcaaaatcacattgtacattgaattaaaattgagcaatcacataaaataaagttcaaaatcattgcatatttaatcaaaatttatgaactaTTTATCTCATTTATCTCATTTTATTAAGCTACATCTTCTGTAATAAAATTTTGGAAGGGAACGCAACTGCACGATGTCGAGCTATAACTCTGTCCCTCGTCAGTTCAAACGAAAATCCATTTGAGTAGACGAAGAATTCCTTCTGTACAGCACAACTCAAGCCATGTAAGGAAGAAGAACCACCTTGTCCTCTTTTTGGCTGGAGTCTAGGCATGTGAACTTGAATGACAGAGGAAGAACATTTCGAAATTGAGAAATCGAATGGGGGACAGAATCCCTTTGGATGTAATTCGAAGCATTTTACAGCAAAAGGCAGATTGCTTTATTCTTCTGATTATCTATGCAAAATCTTAATCAACCTCTGTCTTGGTAAATAGTTACAATGACACATCATAATAAAGAATTGAACCCTATATTTCTCAACTGTGGAGCGCCTCAAATGGCATAATTACAAAGTCCCCACGCCCGCCTTACGGCTCCGTAGGAGTTGTATTGTGATTGGTATCCACCAAGGATTTCACCTGTTTTGTATCCACCAAAGATTTCACCTGTTTCCTATTACCTTTTTGGGCTTATCTTGTCTTCGTTTGGAACGGGTAGTCGTCCTTCATAGAATAGTAGTATGTTTGAAATTAAGAAACTGAAGCCAAGGAATGCAATCCAATCTGAACGAAACTTCATGCGTTCCAATGTAGCGTATAACTAGCTCGATGGCTTCTTCAAAAATGGTTTCTGGCAGATGAGGAGTCTCTCATCAGTGTTGCTCTCGATTCCTATAACTCGTGCATCCCACTTGAATCGCGTGGACAGGGCTCTCGCCGACTCAATAAGGGAAGTAGTATCGCGGAATATCGCCCAACCCTGCATCAATCAATAAAGCAGAAAAGAATTGAGCAAACAAGCAAGATTAATGACTTGTGAGCACATTCATTGCCAACAAAGTATACACATCTTGGGATGGCGTCTGCTAGATGGCCGAAAGAATCATATCTACAACTTTTGCTATCATGGAAACCTCCTGAGGTGTGAATTTTCTACCACATGCTATGCTAAATGCAAATACCCATTTGCATTTGCATAATAGTTTGTCCAGCTTGAAATGAATACAGCAGACCAGCCAGAATCAGCAAATCGACCAGATATCATCAAAGCGATTGATGTGAGAGCACCGACAGTCAAGGTATGAAAGGAATGGCAGATTAACTAATTGCAGATGTAAGGaagaaaatcttaaaaagttgatttttgagAGACAGTCTTGTGGTATTGCTGAGAGATGGTATAGTGGGATTGCAGCCTTTTTGTATGATTATCATCCCCAAGGACAAACAATTAGGAGATAGCTGCTTAGCCACTCTGTAATCTTCTCATGGATGCTATGGCAGAACAAGTGATCTAAGAAACAAGGCAACTCACTGGACAATTCTCAAGAAACATCAAAACTCTTAACATTGGATTACTTCCAAAAGATTAATGACAGGCCAATATTAATGATTATTTAATATGGCCATGCTACTAATAAGTCTGCAAGTCCGTGTCA
This genomic stretch from Eucalyptus grandis isolate ANBG69807.140 chromosome 3, ASM1654582v1, whole genome shotgun sequence harbors:
- the LOC104451193 gene encoding protein WHAT'S THIS FACTOR 1, chloroplastic, which produces MAWRAISFFFKTPAPKPSAARNPSLLAAAAASPFSTSFLKTKLPKSLRKKRKNPEDSPRTKPVQTLPNRLPALESLVARDARFRFLSRCRAFLARQPERVLRLDDAGKLHRELGFPRGRKVVRSLQRHPLLFETYRHADGKMWFGFTALMEELLEEERRIADAMEADRVGKVRKLLMMSADKRIALSKIHHCRALFGIPEDFRDRALKYPDYFRVVADDDGRRVLELVNWDPHLAVSEIEREFVADEDRAKKAFRFPVKHNRDLDLDADDARKLNLLNTLPLVSPYSDGASLDLWTLEAEKYRVGVLHEFLSLTLEKRASIHHIVEFKEEFSLTKHTYQMLLKQPRTFYLAGTEMNWVVFLKDAYDENGVLIKKDPQVLFNEKLYEYAEMTKMEPGMRI